A section of the Phaseolus vulgaris cultivar G19833 chromosome 8, P. vulgaris v2.0, whole genome shotgun sequence genome encodes:
- the LOC137823859 gene encoding RING-H2 finger protein ATL63-like isoform X2 has translation MPTQSESPSNSLSQLAQNLFSDSNSSIMLAAILSLLLVILFVLLLHVYAKWFLSQSQLHSHTRRWRTPVTVSGVLEPSHFNSINIEASPTCTKGLDSATVSAIPMFEHKTEKTEELECVVCLSVIEEGEMGRRLPKCGHAFHVECIDMWFTSHCNCPICRAPILVNDDSQSGSDDVFEIVVVTPGYEISESESGSVPENSSSLLGFSLKRLLIMMK, from the exons ATGCCGACTCAATCCGAGTCACCCAGTAACTCACTGAGTCAACTCGCTCAGAACCTGTTCTCCGACAGCAACAGCAGCATCATGCTCGCAGCCATTCTTTCCTTGCTCCTAGTCATCCTCTTTGTCCTCCTACTCCACGTGTATGCCAAGTGGTTCTTATCTCAGTCGCAATTACATTCTCACACTCGCCGGTGGCGAACTCCGGTGACCGTCTCCGGCGTTCTGGAACCTTCTCATTTCAACAGCATCAACATAGAAGCGTCACCCACCTGCACCAAGGGCCTGGATTCAGCGACAGTTTCAGCAATTCCCATGTTTGAGCACAAAACAGAAAAAACAGAGGAATTGGAATGTGTGGTTTGTTTGAGCGTAATTGAGGAGGGTGAGATGGGAAGGAGATTGCCAAAGTGTGGCCACGCTTTTCACGTGGAGTGCATTGACATGTGGTTCACTTCACATTGCAATTGTCCCATTTGTAGAGCTCCTATTCTGGTGAACGATGATTCTCAATCGGGTTCTGATGACGTGTTTGAGATTGTGGTTGTTACTCCTGGTTATGAGAttagtgagagtgagagtggtTCTGTTCCAGAaaattcttcttctttgttgggTTTCTCTCTGAAGAGATTGCTGA TCATGATGAAGTAG
- the LOC137823858 gene encoding 6-phosphofructo-2-kinase/fructose-2,6-bisphosphatase-like isoform X2, whose protein sequence is MAGENEEERDGLNHTPLRIPGLLYVSVKMENPNLTLSGDLLPHVSGSFHLGPSWDPSKALSMERESATVWELSFVVPPNHEALEFKFVLKPKCIDNPCFVEEGSSRVLVGGAWQDGDRLALFRLDNDQVLEYRVFVEAKRISPFDLAASWRAYQENFRLSSVRGIPDVSINSEHQTGSEVEEVHASDQSKVYQSPGMVKSQSVGTISHPQVDRGVGFPRLVKSSSSNSFTTNFNLDPGTENSIPAAAGAVAAAAIADQMLGPKEHRHLAIVMVSLPARGKTYTAAKLTRYLRWLGHNTKHFNVGKYRRLKHGSSQFADFFRADNPEGVEARNEVAKLAFEDMISWMQEGGQVGIFDATNSSKQRRNMLMRLAEGRCKIIFLETICNDVDVIERNIRFKIQQSPDYAEVPDFEAGLRDFKERVANYEKVYETVEEGSYIKMIDMASGHGGQIQVNNISGYLPGRIVFFLVNTHLTPRPILLTRHGESRFNVRGRIGGDSALSEAGELYKKKLAKFVEKRLKSERAACIWTSTLQRTILTAGPIVGFPKIQWRALDEINAGVCDGMTYEEIKKNMPGEYESRSKDKLRYRYPRGESYLDVIQRLEPVIIELERQRAPVVVISHQAVLRALYAYFTDRPLKEIPEIVVPLHTIIEIHLGVTGVEEKRYKLMD, encoded by the exons ATGGCGGGTGAAAACGAAGAAGAACGAGATGGCCTTAACCATACGCCGTTACGAATCCCCGGATTGCTTTATGTTTCGGTGAAAATGGAGAATCCCAATCTCACTCTCTCCGGAGACCTTCTCCCTCACGTATCAGGCTCTTTCCATTTAGGCCCTTCTTGGGATCCTTCCAAAGCT CTTTCTATGGAGCGGGAATCCGCGACTGTGTGGGAGTTGAGCTTTGTTGTTCCACCTAATCATG AAGCTTTAGAGTTTAAGTTCGTTTTGAAGCCCAAGTGCATCGATAATCCTTGTTTTGTTGAGGAGGGTTCAAGCCGAGTTCTAGTTGGGGGAGCATGGCAAGATGGTGACAGGCTGGCTTTGTTTAGACTTGATAATGATCAAGTTCTTGAGTATCGAGTATTTGTGGAAGCAAAAAGGATATCTCCCTTTGATCTTGCAGCTAGTTGGAGGGCTTATCAGGAGAATTTCCGTCTATCGTCTGTACGCGGGATACCTGATGTCAGCATAAATTCAGAACATCAGACAGGCAGTGAG GTGGAGGAGGTTCATGCATCTGATCAATCTAAGGTGTACCAAAGTCCTGGAATGGTTAAATCGCAGTCTGTGGGAACAATTTCGCATCCGCAAGTTGACAGGGGTGTAGGATTTCCCAGACTTGTAAAATCTTCTAGTTCTAATTCGTTCACTACAAATTTTAATTTGGATCCTGGTACTGAG AATTCAATTCCAGCCGCTGCTGGAGCTGTTGCAGCTGCTGCGATTGCTGATCAGATGCTAGGTCCCAAGGAGCATAGGCATTTGGCGATTGTCATG GTGAGTTTGCCAGCTCGAGGCAAGACTTACACTGCAGCTAAACTTACAAGATATCTTCGATGGTTAGGTCATAATACAAAACACTTCAATGTTGGTAAG TATCGTCGCCTTAAGCATGGTTCCAGTCAG TTTGCTGATTTCTTTCGAGCTGACAATCCTGAAGGTGTGGAGGCACGCAATGAG GTAGCGAAGCTGGCATTTGAAGATATGATATCTTGGATGCAAGAAGGGGGCCAG GTTGGGATATTTGATGCCACAAACAGTAGCAAGCAGCGAAGAAACATGCTGATGAGACTGGCTGAAGGCAGATGCAAG ATCATTTTTTTGGAAACAATATGCAATGATGTAGATGTAATTGAGAGGAATATACGCTTTAAAATTCAGCAAAGCCCTGACTATGCCGAAGT ACCAGATTTTGAGGCAGGGTTGCGAGACTTCAAAGAACGTGTAGCCAATTATGAGAAG GTTTATGAGACAGTAGAAGAAGGATCTTACATAAAAATGATTGACATGGCCAGTGGACATGGAGGGCAAATACAA GTGAACAATATCAGTGGCTACCTACCTGGTCGGATAGTCTTTTTCTTG GTTAATACACATCTTACACCCCGCCCAATATTACTTACCCGGCATGGAGAAAGTCGGTTTAATGTGAGAGGCAGAATTGGAGGAGACTCTGCATTAAG TGAGGCTGGAGAACTTTATAAGAAGAAGCTTGCTAAATTTGTAGAAAAGCGTCTGAAATCAGAACGAGCTGCTTGT ATATGGACTAGTACGCTGCAGAGAACAATTTTAACAGCAGGACCAATTGTTGGATTTCCCAAG ATACAATGGCGTGCACTTGATGAGATAAATGCTGGTGTGTGTGATGGCATGACATACGAAGAGATCAAGAAGAACATGCCAGGGGAGTACGA ATCACGCAGTAAGGACAAGCTTAGGTATCGTTATCCTCGTGGGGAATCTTACTTGGATGTTATTCAAAG GTTAGAACCTGTAATTATTGAGCTTGAGCGGCAAAGGGCACCTGTTGTTGTGATATCTCACCAG GCAGTTCTGAGGGCATTATATGCTTATTTTACTGACAGGCCTTTGAAAGAAATTCCAGAAATTGTG GTGCCCCTCCATACAATAATAGAGATACACTTGGGAGTTACAGGTGTGGAAGAGAAAAGATACAAACTAATGGACTGA
- the LOC137823859 gene encoding RING-H2 finger protein ATL63-like isoform X1 has product MPTQSESPSNSLSQLAQNLFSDSNSSIMLAAILSLLLVILFVLLLHVYAKWFLSQSQLHSHTRRWRTPVTVSGVLEPSHFNSINIEASPTCTKGLDSATVSAIPMFEHKTEKTEELECVVCLSVIEEGEMGRRLPKCGHAFHVECIDMWFTSHCNCPICRAPILVNDDSQSGSDDVFEIVVVTPGYEISESESGSVPENSSSLLGFSLKRLLSKVFLSPDHVTELDASH; this is encoded by the coding sequence ATGCCGACTCAATCCGAGTCACCCAGTAACTCACTGAGTCAACTCGCTCAGAACCTGTTCTCCGACAGCAACAGCAGCATCATGCTCGCAGCCATTCTTTCCTTGCTCCTAGTCATCCTCTTTGTCCTCCTACTCCACGTGTATGCCAAGTGGTTCTTATCTCAGTCGCAATTACATTCTCACACTCGCCGGTGGCGAACTCCGGTGACCGTCTCCGGCGTTCTGGAACCTTCTCATTTCAACAGCATCAACATAGAAGCGTCACCCACCTGCACCAAGGGCCTGGATTCAGCGACAGTTTCAGCAATTCCCATGTTTGAGCACAAAACAGAAAAAACAGAGGAATTGGAATGTGTGGTTTGTTTGAGCGTAATTGAGGAGGGTGAGATGGGAAGGAGATTGCCAAAGTGTGGCCACGCTTTTCACGTGGAGTGCATTGACATGTGGTTCACTTCACATTGCAATTGTCCCATTTGTAGAGCTCCTATTCTGGTGAACGATGATTCTCAATCGGGTTCTGATGACGTGTTTGAGATTGTGGTTGTTACTCCTGGTTATGAGAttagtgagagtgagagtggtTCTGTTCCAGAaaattcttcttctttgttgggTTTCTCTCTGAAGAGATTGCTGAGTAAGGTTTTTCTGTCACCTGATCATGTAACTGAGTTGGATGCTTCACACTGA
- the LOC137826526 gene encoding INCREASED PETAL GROWTH ANISOTROPY 1-like protein 1 isoform X2 produces MREAETMLQEENESEITSLRKKLEVHMAREELLQKENQELREEVGRLKSQVISLKAHNLERKSVLWKKIQKSMDGNNNSEPIQLKASPVQVITCEKSSSENANIHTNPDFQDSALRKDKPAIAIVPAPPPRPSAALLLPLHKKEKVLKVQPIAPPPPPTPPKLSLVGLKAVRRVPEVTELYRSLTRKDATMENKIHSNGIPTVAFSRNMIEEIENRSTYLSAIKSEVQRQGEFISFLIKEVESASFPDVSEVEAFVKWLDGELSSLVDERSVLKHFPQWPEQKVDALREAACNYRDLKNLESEVSSYEDNPKEPLSQTLRKIQALQDRLERSVSAKERMREAISKRYRNFHIPWEWMLDSGLIGQMKLSSLRLAKEYMKRISKELESNEVLQEVCRWL; encoded by the exons ATGAGGGAAGCAGAGACAATGCTACAGGAAGAGAATGAGTCTGAGATCACTTCTCTCAGGAAAAAACTTGAAGTCCACATGGCAAGAGAAGAGTTACTACAGAAGGAAAACCAGGAACTCAGAGAAGAAGTTGGGCGCTTAAAGTCACAGGTAATTTCACTTAAAGCACACAACTTGGAGAGGAAATCAGTTCTATGGAAGAAGATACAGAAATCCATGGATGGCAACAACAATTCAGAGCCAATTCAACTTAAAGCGTCACCAGTTCAGGTAATCACATGTGAAAAGAGTTCATCAGAAAATGCAAATATACATACAAATCCAGATTTTCAAGACTCAGCACTTAGAAAAGACAAACCAGCAATAGCAATAGTACCAGCTCCTCCACCAAGACCTTCTGCAGCCCTCCTTCTTCCTCTGCATAAAAAAGAGAAAGTACTTAAAGTGCAGCCAATagcaccaccaccacctccaaCACCACCAAAATTATCACTAGTTGGGCTGAAAGCAGTGCGCCGTGTGCCTGAAGTAACAGAGTTGTATCGTTCCCTTACACGAAAGGATGCTACCATGGAAAACAAAATACATTCCAATGGAATTCCCACAGTTGCTTTCAGCAGAAACATGATTGAGGAAATTGAAAACCGCTCAACATATCTCTCAGCT ATAAAATCAGAAGTTCAAAGACAGGGGGAGTTCATCAGTTTCTTAATCAAGGAGGTAGAGTCTGCCTCATTTCCAGATGTTTCTGAGGTGGAAGCATTTGTGAAATGGCTGGATGGGGAACTATCTTCATTGGTGGATGAGAGGTCAGTGCTAAAACATTTTCCTCAGTGGCCAGAACAGAAAGTGGATGCACTGAGGGAAGCAGCTTGCAACTACAGAGATCTGAAGAATCTTGAATCTGAAGTTTCATCCTATGAGGACAATCCCAAGGAGCCATTGTCTCAGACTCTCAGAAAGATACAAGCACTGCAAGACAG GTTGGAGAGAAGTGTGAGTGCTAAAGAGAGGATGAGGGAAGCTATTAGCAAACGATACAGGAATTTCCATATCCCTTGGGAGTGGATGTTGGACTCAGGCCTTATTGGTCAG ATGAAGCTAAGTTCATTGAGACTGGCAAAGGAATACATGAAACGGATAAGCAAGGAACTAGAGTCAAATGAAGTTTTGCAGGAAG TTTGCAGGTGGCTTTGA
- the LOC137826526 gene encoding INCREASED PETAL GROWTH ANISOTROPY 1-like protein 1 isoform X1 — MREAETMLQEENESEITSLRKKLEVHMAREELLQKENQELREEVGRLKSQVISLKAHNLERKSVLWKKIQKSMDGNNNSEPIQLKASPVQVITCEKSSSENANIHTNPDFQDSALRKDKPAIAIVPAPPPRPSAALLLPLHKKEKVLKVQPIAPPPPPTPPKLSLVGLKAVRRVPEVTELYRSLTRKDATMENKIHSNGIPTVAFSRNMIEEIENRSTYLSAIKSEVQRQGEFISFLIKEVESASFPDVSEVEAFVKWLDGELSSLVDERSVLKHFPQWPEQKVDALREAACNYRDLKNLESEVSSYEDNPKEPLSQTLRKIQALQDRLERSVSAKERMREAISKRYRNFHIPWEWMLDSGLIGQMKLSSLRLAKEYMKRISKELESNEVLQEGNLFVQGVKFAFRVHQFAGGFDPETIQSFQELKKIGCAIPSYSILIKCPKLVKTCHKPLS; from the exons ATGAGGGAAGCAGAGACAATGCTACAGGAAGAGAATGAGTCTGAGATCACTTCTCTCAGGAAAAAACTTGAAGTCCACATGGCAAGAGAAGAGTTACTACAGAAGGAAAACCAGGAACTCAGAGAAGAAGTTGGGCGCTTAAAGTCACAGGTAATTTCACTTAAAGCACACAACTTGGAGAGGAAATCAGTTCTATGGAAGAAGATACAGAAATCCATGGATGGCAACAACAATTCAGAGCCAATTCAACTTAAAGCGTCACCAGTTCAGGTAATCACATGTGAAAAGAGTTCATCAGAAAATGCAAATATACATACAAATCCAGATTTTCAAGACTCAGCACTTAGAAAAGACAAACCAGCAATAGCAATAGTACCAGCTCCTCCACCAAGACCTTCTGCAGCCCTCCTTCTTCCTCTGCATAAAAAAGAGAAAGTACTTAAAGTGCAGCCAATagcaccaccaccacctccaaCACCACCAAAATTATCACTAGTTGGGCTGAAAGCAGTGCGCCGTGTGCCTGAAGTAACAGAGTTGTATCGTTCCCTTACACGAAAGGATGCTACCATGGAAAACAAAATACATTCCAATGGAATTCCCACAGTTGCTTTCAGCAGAAACATGATTGAGGAAATTGAAAACCGCTCAACATATCTCTCAGCT ATAAAATCAGAAGTTCAAAGACAGGGGGAGTTCATCAGTTTCTTAATCAAGGAGGTAGAGTCTGCCTCATTTCCAGATGTTTCTGAGGTGGAAGCATTTGTGAAATGGCTGGATGGGGAACTATCTTCATTGGTGGATGAGAGGTCAGTGCTAAAACATTTTCCTCAGTGGCCAGAACAGAAAGTGGATGCACTGAGGGAAGCAGCTTGCAACTACAGAGATCTGAAGAATCTTGAATCTGAAGTTTCATCCTATGAGGACAATCCCAAGGAGCCATTGTCTCAGACTCTCAGAAAGATACAAGCACTGCAAGACAG GTTGGAGAGAAGTGTGAGTGCTAAAGAGAGGATGAGGGAAGCTATTAGCAAACGATACAGGAATTTCCATATCCCTTGGGAGTGGATGTTGGACTCAGGCCTTATTGGTCAG ATGAAGCTAAGTTCATTGAGACTGGCAAAGGAATACATGAAACGGATAAGCAAGGAACTAGAGTCAAATGAAGTTTTGCAGGAAGGTAACCTCTTTGTACAAGGAGTTAAGTTTGCATTCAGAGTACACCAG TTTGCAGGTGGCTTTGATCCTGAGACCATACAATCATTTCAAGAACTGAAGAAGATTGGTTGTGCTATACCAAGCTATAGTATTCTGATTAAATGCCCCAAACTTGTTAAAACTTGCCACAAACCTCTATCTTAA
- the LOC137823858 gene encoding 6-phosphofructo-2-kinase/fructose-2,6-bisphosphatase-like isoform X1 — translation MAGENEEERDGLNHTPLRIPGLLYVSVKMENPNLTLSGDLLPHVSGSFHLGPSWDPSKALSMERESATVWELSFVVPPNHEALEFKFVLKPKCIDNPCFVEEGSSRVLVGGAWQDGDRLALFRLDNDQVLEYRVFVEAKRISPFDLAASWRAYQENFRLSSVRGIPDVSINSEHQTGSENISSANLELDLEHYIVPSPSTSPSSALVYAANITENPRSLGGGSASFSSSMGDDGVPMINQPETVEEVHASDQSKVYQSPGMVKSQSVGTISHPQVDRGVGFPRLVKSSSSNSFTTNFNLDPGTENSIPAAAGAVAAAAIADQMLGPKEHRHLAIVMVSLPARGKTYTAAKLTRYLRWLGHNTKHFNVGKYRRLKHGSSQFADFFRADNPEGVEARNEVAKLAFEDMISWMQEGGQVGIFDATNSSKQRRNMLMRLAEGRCKIIFLETICNDVDVIERNIRFKIQQSPDYAEVPDFEAGLRDFKERVANYEKVYETVEEGSYIKMIDMASGHGGQIQVNNISGYLPGRIVFFLVNTHLTPRPILLTRHGESRFNVRGRIGGDSALSEAGELYKKKLAKFVEKRLKSERAACIWTSTLQRTILTAGPIVGFPKIQWRALDEINAGVCDGMTYEEIKKNMPGEYESRSKDKLRYRYPRGESYLDVIQRLEPVIIELERQRAPVVVISHQAVLRALYAYFTDRPLKEIPEIVVPLHTIIEIHLGVTGVEEKRYKLMD, via the exons ATGGCGGGTGAAAACGAAGAAGAACGAGATGGCCTTAACCATACGCCGTTACGAATCCCCGGATTGCTTTATGTTTCGGTGAAAATGGAGAATCCCAATCTCACTCTCTCCGGAGACCTTCTCCCTCACGTATCAGGCTCTTTCCATTTAGGCCCTTCTTGGGATCCTTCCAAAGCT CTTTCTATGGAGCGGGAATCCGCGACTGTGTGGGAGTTGAGCTTTGTTGTTCCACCTAATCATG AAGCTTTAGAGTTTAAGTTCGTTTTGAAGCCCAAGTGCATCGATAATCCTTGTTTTGTTGAGGAGGGTTCAAGCCGAGTTCTAGTTGGGGGAGCATGGCAAGATGGTGACAGGCTGGCTTTGTTTAGACTTGATAATGATCAAGTTCTTGAGTATCGAGTATTTGTGGAAGCAAAAAGGATATCTCCCTTTGATCTTGCAGCTAGTTGGAGGGCTTATCAGGAGAATTTCCGTCTATCGTCTGTACGCGGGATACCTGATGTCAGCATAAATTCAGAACATCAGACAGGCAGTGAG AACATCTCATCTGCGAATTTAGAACTTGATCTTGAGCATTATATTGTTCCATCTCCCTCAACTTCTCCAAGTTCAGCACTTGTTTATGCTGCTAACATTACAGAGAATCCCAGATCACTAGGTGGTGGGTCTGCCAGCTTTTCATCTTCCATGGGAGATGACGGTGTTCCTATGATCAATCAACCAGAAACA GTGGAGGAGGTTCATGCATCTGATCAATCTAAGGTGTACCAAAGTCCTGGAATGGTTAAATCGCAGTCTGTGGGAACAATTTCGCATCCGCAAGTTGACAGGGGTGTAGGATTTCCCAGACTTGTAAAATCTTCTAGTTCTAATTCGTTCACTACAAATTTTAATTTGGATCCTGGTACTGAG AATTCAATTCCAGCCGCTGCTGGAGCTGTTGCAGCTGCTGCGATTGCTGATCAGATGCTAGGTCCCAAGGAGCATAGGCATTTGGCGATTGTCATG GTGAGTTTGCCAGCTCGAGGCAAGACTTACACTGCAGCTAAACTTACAAGATATCTTCGATGGTTAGGTCATAATACAAAACACTTCAATGTTGGTAAG TATCGTCGCCTTAAGCATGGTTCCAGTCAG TTTGCTGATTTCTTTCGAGCTGACAATCCTGAAGGTGTGGAGGCACGCAATGAG GTAGCGAAGCTGGCATTTGAAGATATGATATCTTGGATGCAAGAAGGGGGCCAG GTTGGGATATTTGATGCCACAAACAGTAGCAAGCAGCGAAGAAACATGCTGATGAGACTGGCTGAAGGCAGATGCAAG ATCATTTTTTTGGAAACAATATGCAATGATGTAGATGTAATTGAGAGGAATATACGCTTTAAAATTCAGCAAAGCCCTGACTATGCCGAAGT ACCAGATTTTGAGGCAGGGTTGCGAGACTTCAAAGAACGTGTAGCCAATTATGAGAAG GTTTATGAGACAGTAGAAGAAGGATCTTACATAAAAATGATTGACATGGCCAGTGGACATGGAGGGCAAATACAA GTGAACAATATCAGTGGCTACCTACCTGGTCGGATAGTCTTTTTCTTG GTTAATACACATCTTACACCCCGCCCAATATTACTTACCCGGCATGGAGAAAGTCGGTTTAATGTGAGAGGCAGAATTGGAGGAGACTCTGCATTAAG TGAGGCTGGAGAACTTTATAAGAAGAAGCTTGCTAAATTTGTAGAAAAGCGTCTGAAATCAGAACGAGCTGCTTGT ATATGGACTAGTACGCTGCAGAGAACAATTTTAACAGCAGGACCAATTGTTGGATTTCCCAAG ATACAATGGCGTGCACTTGATGAGATAAATGCTGGTGTGTGTGATGGCATGACATACGAAGAGATCAAGAAGAACATGCCAGGGGAGTACGA ATCACGCAGTAAGGACAAGCTTAGGTATCGTTATCCTCGTGGGGAATCTTACTTGGATGTTATTCAAAG GTTAGAACCTGTAATTATTGAGCTTGAGCGGCAAAGGGCACCTGTTGTTGTGATATCTCACCAG GCAGTTCTGAGGGCATTATATGCTTATTTTACTGACAGGCCTTTGAAAGAAATTCCAGAAATTGTG GTGCCCCTCCATACAATAATAGAGATACACTTGGGAGTTACAGGTGTGGAAGAGAAAAGATACAAACTAATGGACTGA